A genomic segment from Nicotiana sylvestris chromosome 1, ASM39365v2, whole genome shotgun sequence encodes:
- the LOC138869096 gene encoding uncharacterized protein translates to MEYLSRLLTDLKNNKHFHFHPKCKKLGITHLSFTDDQLLFARGDNQSVAMLKQCLDQFSTSSGLKANLNKSSVYFGRVDKAEQELILQQLGYVKGELPFRYLGVSLTTKR, encoded by the coding sequence ATGGAATATCTAAGTAGGCTTCTCACAGACCTGAAGAATAATAAGCACTTCCACTTTCATCCAAAGTGCAAGAAACTAGGCATTACCCATTTGAGTTTTACTGATGATCAACTATTGTTTGCTCGGGGAGATAACCAATCTGTGGCAATGTTGAAGCAATGTTTAGATCAGTTCTCCACATCATCTGGGCTAAAAGCTAATCTAAACAAAAGTTCAGTATATTTTGGTAGAGTGGACAAAGCAGAACAAGAACTTATACTTCAGCAACTTGGTTATGTGAAAGGGGAGCTACCATTTAGGTACTTGGGAGTATCTCTTACTACCAAAAGATGA